A section of the Gloeobacter violaceus PCC 7421 genome encodes:
- a CDS encoding DUF433 domain-containing protein, whose amino-acid sequence MLEPVSIDTYDKHTTTYEHIVLDRNGRAIIEGTRIKVKHLAADHTAWAYGPEALLHAYPHLTLGQILSALAYYYDHKEVIDAEIGRDAEYADRLRSEQQEDPVTQKLRKLKEALAAEGDF is encoded by the coding sequence GTGCTGGAGCCCGTGTCGATCGACACATATGACAAACACACGACGACTTACGAACACATCGTTCTTGATAGAAATGGTCGTGCCATCATCGAGGGCACCCGGATCAAAGTGAAGCACCTGGCCGCTGATCATACCGCCTGGGCTTACGGACCCGAGGCCCTGTTGCATGCCTATCCCCATCTCACTCTTGGTCAAATCCTCTCGGCCCTGGCTTACTATTACGACCACAAAGAGGTAATAGACGCAGAGATTGGCCGCGATGCGGAGTATGCCGATCGCCTGCGCAGCGAACAGCAAGAGGATCCTGTCACCCAAAAGCTACGCAAACTCAAGGAAGCCCTGGCCGCCGAGGGTGATTTCTGA
- a CDS encoding Uma2 family endonuclease — MIATPSTDSTQRVVLHDISWNTFEQMLAEMGDHRSARLAYFDGTLEIMSPSPRHERINRLLERFVLALTQELALEVYALGSTTWKIKPLAGVEPNSCYYIQHESAIRALAQQNREIDLTCDPPPDLIIEVDIASSSRPKFAIYTALKVPEIWLYRDEKLEIYHFDGTAYRQHQQSLALPGLRIADDFARFVQLAQALGQNAAERELRTWVRDQVQRRPGGGPL; from the coding sequence ATGATTGCCACTCCATCCACGGATTCTACCCAACGGGTCGTCCTCCACGACATTTCTTGGAACACCTTTGAGCAGATGCTGGCGGAGATGGGGGATCATCGCTCCGCGCGGTTGGCTTACTTTGATGGAACGCTTGAGATTATGAGCCCCTCGCCCAGGCACGAACGGATCAACCGGTTGCTCGAAAGGTTCGTACTGGCGCTGACCCAGGAACTTGCACTCGAGGTTTACGCCCTCGGTTCCACCACCTGGAAAATCAAGCCCCTGGCCGGTGTGGAACCGAACTCGTGCTATTACATTCAGCATGAATCGGCTATCCGTGCCCTCGCTCAGCAGAACCGGGAAATCGATCTCACCTGCGACCCCCCTCCGGACTTGATTATTGAGGTAGACATCGCCAGCAGTTCCAGGCCCAAGTTCGCGATTTATACCGCTTTGAAGGTGCCGGAAATCTGGCTGTACCGCGACGAGAAACTTGAAATTTACCACTTCGACGGCACTGCCTATCGGCAGCACCAGCAAAGCCTCGCCTTGCCCGGCCTGCGGATTGCCGACGATTTTGCGCGTTTTGTGCAACTGGCCCAGGCGCTAGGGCAAAATGCGGCGGAGCGGGAACTCAGAACGTGGGTGCGCGATCAAGTCCAACGGCGTCCGGGCGGTGGGCCGCTATAG
- a CDS encoding plasmid pRiA4b ORF-3 family protein encodes MEAQAPVYQFLVTLLDTEPPVWRRLQVPSALTLGGLHTVLQVVMGWHNSHLHAFRIGTTLYMDPAFGNDPPAENECIVSLHAVVTGDAFSMIYEYDFGDSWQHELVLEARLSAQAKVHYPRCTAGRGACPPEDCGGPPGYEQLLETLSDLEDPDHQELRSWAGNFFAPELPNFKLINKQLQTLFAPMPARRSPKPGFSRNRKTT; translated from the coding sequence ATGGAAGCACAAGCGCCCGTCTATCAATTTCTGGTGACCCTCCTGGACACAGAGCCTCCAGTCTGGCGCCGCCTACAGGTACCCTCCGCGCTCACCCTCGGCGGTCTGCACACCGTTCTGCAGGTGGTCATGGGCTGGCACAACAGCCATCTGCATGCGTTTCGGATCGGTACAACGCTTTATATGGACCCCGCCTTCGGCAACGACCCGCCCGCCGAGAACGAGTGCATCGTTTCGCTGCACGCCGTGGTCACCGGCGACGCATTTTCGATGATCTACGAGTACGACTTCGGCGACAGCTGGCAGCACGAACTTGTCCTGGAGGCCCGCCTGTCCGCCCAGGCGAAGGTCCACTACCCCCGGTGCACCGCGGGAAGAGGGGCCTGTCCCCCGGAAGATTGCGGCGGCCCTCCCGGATACGAGCAGCTACTCGAAACGCTGAGCGATCTCGAAGATCCCGACCATCAGGAACTGCGAAGCTGGGCCGGCAACTTCTTCGCACCCGAACTGCCGAACTTCAAGCTCATCAACAAGCAACTGCAGACGCTCTTTGCGCCCATGCCCGCCCGCCGCTCCCCAAAGCCGGGCTTCTCCCGCAACAGGAAAACCACCTGA
- a CDS encoding calcium-binding protein: protein MPDTPLDEEREHRITMQIVVDAYGPEEQAMGWYCYLENTLQFPFSAWYVDRRPRTGGDTKREVQVIGLADSEKCEAEIYVLIDWEGDELPVPLRSLEPFTPDEKTREAVEDWHYWMNRGYGFAEQGDEDY, encoded by the coding sequence ATGCCCGACACCCCCCTCGACGAAGAACGCGAACACCGGATCACCATGCAGATTGTGGTCGATGCCTACGGCCCTGAAGAGCAGGCCATGGGCTGGTACTGCTACCTGGAAAACACTTTGCAGTTCCCTTTTTCCGCCTGGTACGTCGATCGGCGACCCAGGACTGGGGGCGACACCAAACGGGAAGTCCAAGTGATCGGCCTCGCCGACTCGGAGAAGTGCGAAGCAGAAATCTACGTGCTGATCGATTGGGAGGGGGACGAACTGCCTGTTCCCCTGCGCTCGCTCGAACCCTTCACGCCGGATGAGAAGACCAGAGAAGCGGTGGAGGACTGGCACTACTGGATGAACCGAGGATACGGCTTCGCAGAACAGGGTGATGAGGATTATTGA
- a CDS encoding nuclease, with product MPLTLIKGQYKIVGAAPDGDSIKFYPDNPDLWRRLPTRVRPNRSGGVQLRLDAVDTLETHYQPQVSGVGVQHQPFEYGRAAADELLRFLGFGDVTRGRNEVVSAAEPEAVRGSILTRFADKYGRSVAFAFAGDLDGEDGGDVFIDGELLRTSANHHLLSVGLAYPTFYSKLFPDLRTVLTEAAVGGREADKGLWPSDVTNSGFEVESIETITDDAVILPKLFRRLLDYLELNDGDPSLAGFKTYLESREDEVTILSTGHFTHFDTVVEVEGQRLKLLVSPEDLVFREG from the coding sequence ATGCCGCTGACTTTGATCAAAGGCCAATACAAGATTGTTGGGGCCGCCCCCGACGGCGATTCGATCAAGTTCTATCCTGACAACCCCGATCTCTGGCGCCGACTGCCGACCCGTGTACGACCCAACCGCTCCGGTGGGGTGCAACTGCGGCTCGACGCGGTCGATACGCTCGAAACGCACTACCAGCCGCAGGTAAGCGGTGTGGGCGTGCAACACCAGCCTTTTGAATACGGTCGGGCCGCTGCTGACGAACTGCTGCGGTTTTTGGGCTTTGGCGATGTGACCCGCGGCCGCAACGAAGTCGTCAGCGCCGCCGAACCGGAGGCGGTGCGGGGCTCGATCCTCACTCGCTTTGCCGACAAGTACGGCCGCAGTGTGGCTTTTGCCTTTGCGGGGGATCTTGACGGGGAGGACGGCGGCGATGTGTTTATCGATGGGGAATTGCTGCGCACCAGTGCCAATCACCATCTGCTCTCGGTGGGCCTTGCCTACCCAACTTTCTACTCCAAGCTCTTTCCGGATCTGCGCACGGTACTGACCGAAGCCGCCGTCGGGGGGCGCGAGGCGGACAAGGGCCTGTGGCCGTCCGATGTCACCAATTCCGGCTTCGAAGTGGAAAGCATTGAGACCATCACCGACGACGCGGTGATCCTGCCCAAGTTGTTTCGCCGGTTGCTCGATTACCTTGAACTCAATGACGGCGACCCGTCGCTGGCGGGCTTCAAGACGTATCTGGAGTCGCGCGAAGACGAGGTGACGATTCTCTCGACGGGCCATTTTACCCACTTCGACACCGTCGTCGAAGTCGAGGGGCAGCGGCTGAAGCTGCTCGTTTCCCCCGAGGACCTGGTGTTCCGGGAGGGGTGA
- a CDS encoding DUF948 domain-containing protein, producing the protein MAMFVSYERWSWAQISPAATSRTDWSWLIFLALGINAILLLGLVFIGLQLQSLGRTVNRKSSEIQPLRKQVLQLVTQLNMQQQEINSGGQKVQQLESAVQKVQEQVEILRNPAGRDPYRGVVAAPRQNRPTRSSPFDSQSRAQVEPALNPSAIEEHINFYNRVLKLGNNTLIKEQIRSQWTSMRPMSMDMETYRVRRKVHLNPNNGGVFYGLSEDETLYEVFLDPGFSVEHEAVEAAFEIEGSGNYIGSIVEPALFVADGSSERLKLHKKGKLVAT; encoded by the coding sequence ATGGCGATGTTCGTGAGCTACGAGCGGTGGTCTTGGGCACAGATATCCCCAGCAGCCACTTCTAGGACCGATTGGTCCTGGTTGATTTTCCTGGCCCTCGGTATCAATGCAATTTTACTACTTGGACTTGTTTTTATCGGGTTACAGCTTCAGTCACTAGGTCGCACAGTAAATCGCAAAAGTAGTGAAATTCAGCCATTGCGCAAGCAAGTACTACAGCTGGTCACCCAATTGAATATGCAGCAACAGGAAATAAATAGCGGCGGCCAAAAAGTACAGCAACTGGAGAGCGCGGTTCAGAAGGTGCAGGAGCAGGTTGAAATACTGCGCAATCCGGCTGGAAGAGATCCTTATCGAGGAGTTGTAGCTGCACCTCGACAAAATCGGCCCACCCGAAGTTCGCCGTTTGACAGTCAGTCCAGAGCGCAGGTAGAACCCGCCCTGAACCCTTCTGCAATAGAAGAGCATATAAATTTCTATAATCGAGTCCTGAAACTTGGCAATAACACCTTGATCAAAGAGCAAATCCGCAGCCAGTGGACTTCGATGCGTCCGATGTCGATGGACATGGAGACCTATCGGGTTCGCAGGAAAGTGCACCTCAATCCGAACAACGGGGGAGTGTTCTACGGTCTTTCAGAAGATGAAACTCTCTACGAAGTTTTCTTGGATCCTGGATTTTCTGTGGAGCACGAGGCGGTAGAGGCCGCCTTCGAGATTGAAGGCAGTGGTAACTACATTGGCAGCATCGTTGAGCCGGCGCTATTCGTTGCTGACGGCTCTAGTGAACGGTTAAAACTCCACAAAAAAGGGAAACTGGTCGCGACATGA
- a CDS encoding two-component regulator propeller domain-containing protein, with protein MNIKSVRSFLEHGAVVWCATDSGLSRFEDQQFIREEKFPAASAKCLALLDQSDKPWCGTSAGLAYWHFGAWHVVPELAKRDVRSLAFAQAEHVVWCGTNRGLAERRSGKWRFPESDTLPDLCINCLLYEGAEVDPILWCGSEQGLATFDGRSFQLIIPEKNITSLARDPRGTLCCGTDKGLLYQTIDSHTWQSVDWSERVQCLLVDRAGRLWCGTEKALRHFDGQHWQVLHEDRFATGVPCLLEDRHGQIWCGTSKDLVVLRPQGSLYVPVALEEALAPPVPAPPQPVSVEPLTETPNTQAPKGPTPVRPPQVNANHKRETVVSIEQPPPGASQPSSDPPPPKEPQSQPPRRPPPEWRTTKKEPSRSFAFSLPSGEQLNWLVVAAMLLAVFVAGNWLEANNASQTTTAKPTGVLANPKTSRPSIPQPGIVALSPVETVQQFYSTASMEGYLRESLTTQRLRSTIAARPEIVMSRGNFLGIDPGSIRQNEGAGHKEVQFVLQVRARPPIGSDVRFESSNGRWLVPTSMRLVSSGGRWQIDRVRYSAVKQCRPGRTTTFYFSDTELFRAGRPIPGRQLPNPCKPQSGTSRPTQY; from the coding sequence ATGAATATCAAGAGTGTCCGAAGTTTTCTCGAACATGGAGCTGTTGTCTGGTGTGCAACGGATAGCGGACTGAGCCGTTTTGAAGATCAGCAATTCATCCGCGAGGAGAAGTTTCCTGCGGCAAGCGCCAAATGCCTCGCTCTACTGGACCAGTCCGATAAACCCTGGTGCGGCACGTCCGCGGGCCTTGCCTATTGGCACTTCGGAGCATGGCACGTCGTACCTGAATTGGCAAAACGCGACGTACGCAGCCTGGCTTTCGCACAAGCGGAGCATGTCGTTTGGTGCGGCACCAACCGTGGGCTTGCGGAGCGTCGCAGCGGCAAATGGCGTTTTCCAGAGTCGGATACTCTTCCTGATTTATGCATCAACTGTCTGCTGTATGAAGGCGCCGAGGTGGACCCGATCCTGTGGTGCGGTTCCGAACAGGGGCTTGCCACTTTCGATGGACGAAGCTTTCAGCTAATCATTCCGGAAAAGAATATTACCAGCCTCGCCCGCGATCCGAGAGGCACCCTGTGTTGCGGCACAGACAAGGGGCTATTGTACCAGACGATTGACAGTCATACCTGGCAGTCGGTGGATTGGTCGGAGCGGGTTCAGTGCCTGCTGGTCGATCGAGCCGGTCGGCTCTGGTGCGGAACGGAGAAAGCTTTGCGCCACTTCGATGGGCAGCACTGGCAGGTTTTGCACGAGGATCGCTTTGCTACGGGAGTGCCGTGTCTTTTGGAAGATCGGCACGGCCAAATCTGGTGCGGCACTTCCAAAGATCTGGTGGTCCTGCGCCCTCAGGGGAGTCTCTACGTTCCGGTTGCTCTGGAGGAGGCACTCGCTCCGCCCGTGCCCGCGCCACCCCAGCCGGTTTCCGTCGAGCCGCTCACTGAAACACCCAATACCCAGGCACCCAAAGGCCCGACACCTGTCCGTCCGCCGCAGGTCAATGCAAATCACAAGCGAGAGACTGTCGTCTCGATTGAGCAACCGCCTCCCGGAGCGTCGCAACCCTCCTCTGACCCTCCGCCCCCAAAAGAACCACAATCACAACCGCCTCGACGGCCACCTCCTGAGTGGCGAACGACAAAAAAGGAGCCGTCCAGATCGTTTGCATTTTCTTTGCCCAGCGGCGAGCAGCTGAACTGGCTTGTCGTCGCGGCCATGCTTCTGGCGGTTTTCGTTGCAGGGAACTGGCTGGAAGCCAATAACGCTTCGCAGACGACCACCGCGAAGCCAACCGGCGTTCTCGCCAATCCCAAGACTTCCAGACCCTCCATCCCGCAGCCGGGCATCGTGGCGCTGTCGCCGGTTGAGACGGTGCAACAGTTCTATAGCACAGCCTCCATGGAAGGCTATCTGAGGGAGTCTCTAACGACACAGCGCCTACGCAGTACGATCGCAGCCCGACCGGAGATTGTCATGAGCCGGGGCAACTTCCTAGGGATTGATCCTGGCAGCATCCGGCAGAACGAAGGCGCGGGGCACAAGGAGGTACAGTTCGTCCTGCAGGTACGCGCCCGTCCACCCATAGGCAGCGATGTCCGATTTGAATCTTCCAATGGCCGCTGGCTGGTGCCGACCTCCATGCGTCTTGTCTCCTCCGGGGGACGGTGGCAGATAGACCGGGTGCGCTACTCGGCGGTAAAGCAGTGCCGGCCAGGCAGGACCACCACGTTCTACTTCTCGGACACCGAGCTTTTCCGGGCAGGCCGCCCGATCCCCGGGCGGCAATTGCCTAATCCCTGCAAACCGCAATCAGGCACGTCCCGCCCGACGCAGTACTGA